In a genomic window of Actinomadura rubteroloni:
- a CDS encoding MIP/aquaporin family protein, whose translation MVKKCVAEFLGTALLVYFAVGVAALSFGFGVTGRSLSAGVVATALTFGFVMLVLTYVLAPISGAHVNPAVTLGALIVGRISVRGAVGYWIAQFLGGIVGALILWATLNASPIYRRATTGLGADGWGSASIIRVSLGGAFLAEVVLTAFFVFAVLAVTSKTADRATAGVVIGLSLAVAHLIGVAITGTSVNPARALGPAVIVGGTALGQVWLFIVAPMVGAVVAAAVHLYFHPVAAATAPPEEPRAPAEP comes from the coding sequence ATGGTCAAGAAATGTGTGGCGGAGTTCCTCGGGACCGCGCTGCTCGTCTACTTCGCCGTCGGGGTGGCGGCGCTGTCGTTCGGCTTCGGCGTCACCGGGCGCAGCCTGTCCGCCGGGGTCGTCGCGACCGCGCTGACCTTCGGCTTCGTGATGCTCGTGCTGACCTACGTCCTCGCGCCGATCTCCGGCGCCCACGTCAACCCGGCCGTCACGCTCGGCGCGCTGATCGTGGGCCGGATCAGCGTGCGCGGCGCCGTCGGCTACTGGATCGCGCAGTTCCTCGGCGGCATCGTCGGCGCGCTGATCCTGTGGGCGACGCTGAACGCGTCGCCGATCTACCGCCGCGCCACGACGGGCCTCGGCGCGGACGGCTGGGGCTCGGCGAGCATCATCCGGGTGAGCCTCGGCGGCGCGTTCCTCGCCGAGGTCGTCCTGACGGCGTTCTTCGTGTTCGCGGTGCTGGCCGTGACGAGCAAGACCGCCGACCGCGCCACCGCGGGCGTCGTCATCGGCCTGTCACTCGCGGTCGCCCACCTCATCGGCGTCGCGATCACCGGGACGTCGGTGAACCCGGCGCGCGCGCTCGGCCCGGCGGTGATCGTCGGCGGGACGGCGCTCGGCCAGGTGTGGCTGTTCATCGTCGCGCCGATGGTCGGGGCGGTGGTCGCGGCGGCCGTCCACCTGTACTTCCACCCGGTCGCGGCGGCGACCGCGCCGCCGGAGGAGCCCCGGGCGCCCGCCGAGCCCTGA
- a CDS encoding GNAT family N-acetyltransferase — protein MTDFERLIDAAWPAPVVADVHGWRLRFADGVTKRANSVWPAAHPADTDAAIRAAEEYYLRRDERPTFHIGPGARPAALDALLERRGYAKVDPTLVLTADLDAEEPPPDAVIADVPSPEWMDAWWSVDGRYDDAEPVARRILTGTPARYAAAGDGAAVGRAVPQDDWLGVYCMAVRPEARRRGLARTVLRALLADGRARGARRAYLCVTERNAAARALYATAGFTVVARYHYRVRPPGNG, from the coding sequence GTGACCGACTTCGAGCGCCTGATCGACGCGGCGTGGCCCGCCCCCGTGGTCGCGGACGTCCACGGCTGGCGGCTGCGGTTCGCCGACGGCGTCACCAAGCGCGCCAACTCGGTCTGGCCCGCCGCCCACCCCGCCGACACCGACGCCGCGATCCGCGCCGCCGAGGAGTACTACCTGCGCCGCGACGAGCGCCCGACGTTCCACATCGGCCCGGGAGCCCGTCCCGCCGCCCTGGACGCGCTGCTGGAGCGGCGCGGCTACGCCAAGGTGGATCCGACGCTCGTCCTGACCGCCGACCTGGACGCCGAGGAGCCCCCGCCGGACGCGGTGATCGCCGACGTCCCGTCCCCGGAGTGGATGGACGCGTGGTGGTCGGTCGACGGACGCTACGACGACGCCGAGCCCGTCGCGCGCCGCATCCTCACCGGCACCCCGGCCCGGTACGCGGCGGCGGGGGACGGCGCGGCGGTCGGCCGGGCCGTCCCGCAGGACGACTGGCTCGGCGTGTACTGCATGGCCGTCCGGCCCGAGGCGCGGCGGCGCGGCCTGGCGAGGACCGTCCTGCGGGCGCTGCTCGCCGACGGCCGGGCGCGCGGCGCACGCCGCGCCTACCTCTGCGTGACCGAGCGGAACGCGGCGGCGCGGGCGCTGTACGCGACGGCGGGCTTCACGGTCGTGGCCCGCTACCACTACCGGGTGCGCCCGCCGGGAAACGGGTGA
- a CDS encoding ATP-binding SpoIIE family protein phosphatase — translation MDSSGKVLQFDRNAAAVLRIEPGVPLDEVIAGAGAPLCETVRSGRERTVMLSVETSGGAHEAVVTLHPLSAAADPDGVAVLALVRVPVPHAERFVDPALVRRALLDDALPRLGSTLDLDLLARGLVEVAVPHLCNVASLLLLESALDPEEPPAAGVAPMRRMALATDDGDSAWDAAFPTGEAVVYPDDSPYARCLATGEPVRVTLDAESAVRLAAEWRRPPVADLFKGASLLLLPITEAGGLLGFFVCVRTPAHRPFDAYDVEVGMEFASRAAILVECAHRYGRERATALTLQRSLLPTDLSAPATVELRHRYLPGGRLIEVGGDWYEAIALPGARVALVVGDVAGHGVRAAVTMGRLRTAIQTLAALDLPPAEALERLDALMRTLGEREPHFATCAYVVYDAVSGRCEVASAGHPPPLLAAPGSPAAYLDVPPAPPLGIGDGPVVSREFPVADGTLLFLYTDGLVEHRARDIDVGFDRLRAVFDRGAGDLDELCRETLDGVFDDHQRDDIAMLLARLHRIPEEDHVAFALPAEPAAARRARGLVRERLRRWGLGALADTAVLLASELVTNAYRHAGGPITLRLIREGGLVLEVFDSYDGQPRVRAGEDVCADGGRGLQVVARLSRRWGVRCTPGGKAVWCELPLPR, via the coding sequence ATGGATTCGTCGGGGAAGGTGCTTCAGTTCGATCGAAATGCGGCGGCCGTCCTGCGAATCGAGCCGGGCGTCCCGCTGGACGAGGTGATCGCCGGGGCCGGCGCGCCGCTGTGCGAGACGGTGCGCAGCGGACGCGAACGCACCGTCATGCTCTCCGTCGAGACCTCCGGCGGCGCGCACGAGGCCGTCGTCACGCTCCATCCGCTGAGCGCCGCCGCCGATCCCGACGGGGTCGCCGTCCTCGCGCTCGTCCGCGTGCCCGTGCCGCACGCCGAGCGGTTCGTGGACCCCGCGCTCGTCCGCCGCGCCCTGCTGGACGACGCCCTGCCGCGCCTCGGCTCCACCCTCGACCTCGACCTGCTCGCGCGCGGGCTGGTCGAGGTGGCCGTCCCGCATCTGTGCAACGTGGCGAGCCTGCTGCTGCTGGAGAGCGCGCTCGACCCCGAGGAGCCGCCCGCGGCGGGCGTCGCGCCGATGCGGCGGATGGCCCTGGCCACCGACGACGGCGACTCGGCGTGGGACGCGGCGTTCCCGACCGGCGAGGCCGTCGTGTACCCCGACGACAGCCCGTACGCGCGGTGCCTGGCGACGGGCGAGCCGGTGCGGGTCACGCTGGACGCCGAGAGCGCCGTCCGGCTGGCCGCCGAGTGGCGCCGTCCGCCCGTCGCGGACCTGTTCAAGGGCGCGTCGCTGCTCCTGCTGCCGATCACCGAGGCGGGCGGGCTCCTCGGGTTCTTCGTGTGCGTCCGGACGCCCGCGCACCGCCCGTTCGACGCCTACGACGTCGAGGTCGGCATGGAGTTCGCGAGCCGCGCGGCGATCCTCGTCGAGTGCGCCCACCGGTACGGGCGCGAGCGCGCGACGGCGCTGACGCTCCAGCGCAGCCTGCTGCCGACCGACCTGTCCGCGCCCGCGACCGTGGAGCTGCGGCACCGCTACCTGCCCGGCGGACGGCTCATCGAGGTCGGCGGCGACTGGTACGAGGCCATCGCGCTGCCCGGCGCGCGGGTCGCGCTCGTCGTCGGCGACGTCGCCGGGCACGGCGTCCGGGCGGCCGTCACGATGGGACGGCTCCGCACCGCGATCCAGACCCTCGCCGCCCTCGACCTGCCGCCCGCCGAGGCGCTGGAGCGGCTGGACGCCCTGATGCGCACCCTCGGCGAGCGCGAACCGCACTTCGCGACCTGCGCCTACGTCGTGTACGACGCGGTCAGCGGCCGGTGCGAGGTCGCGAGCGCCGGGCATCCGCCGCCGCTGCTGGCCGCGCCGGGCTCGCCCGCCGCCTACCTGGACGTCCCGCCCGCGCCGCCGCTCGGGATCGGCGACGGCCCGGTCGTCAGCCGCGAGTTCCCCGTCGCCGACGGCACCCTGCTGTTCCTCTACACCGACGGGCTGGTCGAGCACCGCGCCCGCGACATCGACGTGGGCTTCGACCGGCTGCGCGCCGTCTTCGACCGGGGCGCCGGCGACCTGGACGAACTGTGCCGCGAGACGCTCGACGGCGTCTTCGACGACCACCAGCGCGACGACATCGCGATGCTGCTCGCCCGGCTGCACCGCATCCCCGAGGAGGACCACGTCGCGTTCGCGCTGCCCGCCGAGCCCGCCGCCGCGCGCCGCGCCCGCGGGCTGGTCCGCGAGCGGCTGCGCCGCTGGGGCCTCGGCGCGCTCGCCGACACGGCGGTGCTGCTGGCGTCGGAGCTGGTCACCAACGCCTACCGGCACGCGGGCGGGCCGATCACGCTGCGGCTGATCCGCGAGGGCGGGCTCGTCCTGGAGGTGTTCGACTCCTACGACGGGCAGCCGCGCGTCCGGGCGGGCGAGGACGTCTGCGCCGACGGCGGCCGGGGCCTCCAGGTGGTGGCGCGGCTGTCGCGGCGGTGGGGCGTGCGTTGCACGCCCGGCGGGAAGGCCGTGTGGTGCGAGCTGCCGCTGCCGCGGTGA
- a CDS encoding RNA polymerase sigma factor produces the protein MEDATEDELGRAVAAAAGGDEDAFRLLYRDVQPRLLRYARALAGSDAEDVTAEAWLQIARDIAGFQGEVDAFRGWCATIVRNRALDLLRRRSRRPVADRSLEEVLSMPAREDTEALALARLSTDAAVRLIAELPPDQAEAVLLRVVVGLDAERAGRVLGKRAGAVRTAAYRGLRRLAARLDTAPDTGAAPVRTHTEGAL, from the coding sequence GTGGAGGACGCCACGGAGGACGAGCTCGGCCGGGCCGTCGCGGCGGCGGCCGGCGGCGACGAGGACGCGTTCCGGCTGCTCTACCGGGACGTCCAGCCCCGGCTGCTGCGCTACGCCCGCGCGCTCGCCGGGTCCGACGCCGAGGACGTGACCGCCGAGGCGTGGCTCCAGATCGCCCGCGACATCGCCGGATTCCAGGGCGAGGTGGACGCGTTCCGTGGCTGGTGCGCGACGATCGTCCGCAACCGCGCGCTGGACCTGCTGCGCCGCCGCTCCCGGCGGCCCGTCGCGGACCGCTCGCTGGAGGAGGTGCTGTCGATGCCCGCCCGCGAGGACACCGAGGCGCTCGCGCTCGCCCGGCTGTCGACGGACGCGGCAGTACGGCTGATCGCCGAGCTGCCGCCGGACCAAGCCGAGGCGGTCCTGCTGCGCGTCGTCGTCGGCCTGGACGCCGAACGCGCGGGCCGCGTGCTCGGCAAGCGTGCGGGCGCGGTGCGCACGGCCGCCTACCGGGGGCTGCGCCGCCTCGCCGCGCGACTGGACACCGCACCGGACACCGGCGCCGCCCCGGTCCGCACCCACACCGAGGGGGCACTGTGA
- a CDS encoding N-acetylmuramoyl-L-alanine amidase, whose amino-acid sequence MPRLVLAGASAVALVAAGGIVAFRAADAPPVRAVPAAHVDPGRVAARSLRDLGAHTRGLPAATTAPFSLVGVTWDRPRAELRGTVRVRTRAQKTGTWSPWRSVTTETQDVPDKPGKNVRGGTGALWTGPSDGVEVRVTGHGRTLPAGLRVDLVDPGTGRTTTRAAGRPVPVRLAAAVEPAGSPAPSDSPTVKAAAVPQPALVARVGWGADESLVKAPPTYDASVKAVFVHHTDTGNDVACADSASAVRAIFLYHVQSEGWDDIGYNFLVDKCGTIFEGRAGGTDRPVHGAHTYGFNTDTTGVAVLGNYTSVQPSAAALDAVARISAWKLGLTGVDPTGTTKLTSLAPDGTGGKYPYGTEVTFNTISGHRDGFATECPGTDLYAKLPAIRTAARNITWPVPATSLAGAAKSGTRYYTKGAVTLGWKATGAESYEVRVDGKVVAQPAGTATSAAVTLAAGAHTLALRAVYAGGKVTDAPAYAVTADATKPVFGSGAALALRRSTVNTTAVPVTLGWKATDNTLLAAVRATSPSAKTFSPTTTSWSATAKPGSATWALTATDAAGNAATSSVARTSALVSEQSAYRKGTWRTTTTSSYLGGRGLYSSSRGAYASWTFTGRSVGLIVKRAKNTGAVTVYVDGKKAGTLDTRASTTAYRQLAWTKAWSSSAKHTIKIVVAGTSGRPVVGIDGIATLR is encoded by the coding sequence ATGCCGAGACTCGTCCTCGCGGGCGCGTCCGCCGTCGCGCTCGTCGCGGCGGGCGGAATCGTCGCCTTTCGCGCCGCCGACGCGCCGCCCGTCCGGGCCGTGCCGGCCGCCCACGTCGACCCCGGCCGGGTCGCCGCGCGCTCCTTGCGCGACCTCGGCGCGCACACGCGCGGGCTGCCCGCCGCGACCACCGCGCCGTTCAGCCTGGTCGGTGTCACCTGGGACCGGCCGCGCGCCGAACTGCGCGGGACGGTCCGGGTCCGCACGCGGGCGCAGAAGACGGGCACCTGGTCGCCGTGGCGCAGTGTCACGACCGAGACCCAGGACGTCCCGGACAAGCCGGGCAAGAACGTGCGCGGCGGCACCGGCGCGCTGTGGACCGGGCCGTCGGACGGCGTCGAGGTCCGCGTGACCGGGCACGGCCGGACGCTGCCCGCCGGGCTCCGCGTCGACCTGGTCGACCCCGGCACCGGACGGACCACGACCCGCGCCGCCGGACGGCCCGTCCCGGTTCGGCTGGCCGCCGCCGTCGAGCCCGCCGGTTCGCCCGCGCCGTCGGACTCGCCAACCGTGAAGGCCGCCGCCGTGCCGCAGCCCGCGCTGGTGGCGCGCGTCGGGTGGGGCGCGGACGAGTCGCTGGTCAAGGCGCCGCCGACCTACGACGCGTCGGTGAAAGCGGTGTTCGTCCACCACACCGACACCGGGAACGACGTGGCCTGCGCGGACTCGGCGTCCGCCGTCCGGGCGATCTTCCTCTACCACGTGCAGAGCGAGGGCTGGGACGACATCGGCTACAACTTCCTGGTCGACAAGTGCGGGACGATCTTCGAGGGCCGCGCGGGCGGGACGGACCGTCCGGTCCACGGCGCGCACACCTACGGGTTCAACACCGACACCACGGGCGTGGCGGTGCTCGGGAACTACACGTCCGTCCAGCCGAGCGCGGCCGCCCTCGACGCCGTCGCGCGGATCTCCGCCTGGAAGCTCGGCCTCACCGGCGTCGACCCGACCGGGACCACGAAGCTGACCTCGCTCGCCCCCGACGGCACCGGCGGCAAGTACCCCTACGGCACCGAGGTCACGTTCAACACGATCTCCGGGCACCGCGACGGGTTCGCGACCGAGTGCCCCGGCACCGACCTGTACGCCAAGCTGCCCGCGATCCGGACGGCCGCGCGGAACATCACCTGGCCCGTCCCGGCGACGTCGCTGGCCGGGGCCGCCAAGTCCGGCACCCGCTACTACACCAAGGGCGCGGTGACGCTCGGCTGGAAGGCCACGGGCGCCGAGTCCTACGAGGTCCGGGTGGACGGCAAGGTCGTCGCGCAGCCCGCCGGGACCGCCACGTCCGCCGCCGTGACGCTCGCGGCCGGCGCGCACACGCTCGCGCTGCGGGCCGTCTACGCGGGCGGGAAGGTCACCGACGCGCCCGCCTACGCCGTCACCGCCGACGCCACGAAGCCGGTGTTCGGGTCGGGGGCCGCGCTGGCGCTGCGCCGCTCGACCGTGAACACGACCGCCGTGCCCGTCACGCTCGGCTGGAAGGCCACCGACAACACGCTGCTGGCGGCCGTCCGGGCGACGTCCCCGAGCGCGAAGACGTTCTCCCCGACCACCACGAGCTGGTCGGCGACGGCCAAGCCGGGCTCGGCGACCTGGGCGCTGACGGCGACGGACGCGGCGGGCAACGCGGCGACCTCCTCGGTGGCCCGGACGTCCGCGCTCGTCTCCGAGCAGAGCGCCTACCGCAAGGGCACCTGGCGGACCACGACGACGTCGTCCTACCTCGGCGGACGCGGGCTGTACTCCAGCTCGCGCGGCGCGTACGCGTCCTGGACGTTCACCGGCCGCTCGGTGGGCCTCATCGTCAAGCGCGCCAAGAACACCGGCGCGGTCACGGTCTACGTGGACGGCAAGAAGGCCGGGACGCTCGACACCCGCGCGTCCACCACCGCCTACCGGCAGCTCGCGTGGACGAAGGCGTGGTCGTCCAGCGCCAAGCACACGATCAAGATCGTGGTGGCGGGGACGTCCGGGCGCCCGGTCGTCGGCATCGACGGGATCGCCACCCTGCGGTGA
- a CDS encoding bifunctional polysaccharide deacetylase/glycosyltransferase family 2 protein, whose protein sequence is MTRRRSEPRGHWALLALGGLALAALLLLDGFAHGAVGEGPHRTPPHPAPAPAAVTSGGPVLNLADGTPRSRRLPAKTIALTFDDGPDPVWTPKILDVLRRHNAHATFFATGAHAAQHPGIVRRILREGHEIGSHTYTHADMASAPAWRDDLELDLTQRALAGAAGVHTRLLRMPYSSVPGGLTTAEWRAAERAGRAGYLVVLADRDTEDWRRPGTAAIVDRAIAGTGGAVVMLHDSGGDRAETVAAVEQIITRLQPRGYRFTTVSAALRLPPAAVPASGTERFIGWTLVTAQRAAGALTGGLGAVFGVAGALYAIRLVALLLFAHVHMRRVRRGRRPPPRHWPGVSVIVPAYNEEAGIAATVRSLLDTDYPGALEVVVVDDGSRDATAAIVESLALPGVRLVRKANGGKPSALNAGVGMALYDVLVLVDGDTVFQRDTIRHLVTALEDPSVGAVSGNTKVANRGGILGRWQHIEYVIGFNLDRRMFDVLQCMPTVPGAIGAFRRAALASVGGVPEDTLAEDTDLTMAICRTGWRVIYEENAVAWTEAPASLRQLWRQRYRWCYGTMQAMWKHRGSVVQGGASGRFGRRALPYLLVFQVVLPVFAPAVDLFAVFGVLFLDPVAPLVTWSLFVAAQAAAGAYALWLDGERIRPLWALPLQQVVYRQLMYLVVIQSLVTAALGARLRWHTIRRTGTFADAPVPVP, encoded by the coding sequence GTGACGAGACGCCGCTCCGAACCGCGCGGCCACTGGGCGCTGCTCGCGCTCGGCGGGCTCGCGCTGGCCGCCCTGCTGCTCCTGGACGGCTTCGCGCACGGCGCCGTCGGCGAGGGCCCGCACCGGACGCCGCCGCACCCGGCCCCCGCGCCCGCCGCCGTGACGTCCGGCGGCCCGGTCCTGAACCTGGCGGACGGCACGCCGCGCAGCCGCCGCCTCCCCGCCAAGACGATCGCGCTCACCTTCGACGACGGCCCCGACCCGGTCTGGACACCCAAGATCCTGGACGTCCTGCGCCGCCACAACGCCCACGCCACGTTCTTCGCCACCGGCGCCCACGCCGCGCAGCACCCCGGGATCGTCCGGCGGATCCTGCGCGAGGGCCACGAGATCGGCTCGCACACCTACACGCACGCGGACATGGCGTCCGCCCCGGCCTGGCGCGACGACCTCGAACTCGACCTCACCCAGCGGGCGCTGGCCGGCGCCGCCGGGGTCCACACGCGGCTGCTGCGGATGCCGTACTCGTCGGTCCCGGGCGGGCTGACCACCGCCGAGTGGCGGGCCGCCGAGCGCGCGGGCCGCGCCGGCTACCTGGTCGTGCTCGCCGACCGCGACACCGAGGACTGGCGCCGTCCGGGCACCGCCGCGATCGTGGACCGGGCCATCGCCGGGACGGGCGGCGCGGTCGTCATGCTGCACGACTCCGGCGGCGACCGGGCCGAGACCGTCGCGGCGGTCGAGCAGATCATCACGCGCCTCCAGCCGCGCGGCTACCGGTTCACGACCGTGAGCGCGGCGCTGCGGCTGCCGCCCGCCGCCGTCCCCGCGTCCGGCACCGAGAGGTTCATCGGCTGGACGCTCGTGACCGCGCAGCGGGCGGCGGGCGCGCTGACCGGCGGGCTCGGGGCGGTGTTCGGCGTCGCCGGGGCGCTGTACGCGATCCGGCTCGTCGCGCTGCTGCTGTTCGCGCACGTCCACATGCGCCGGGTGCGGCGGGGCCGACGGCCGCCGCCGCGCCACTGGCCGGGCGTCTCGGTGATCGTCCCCGCCTACAACGAGGAGGCGGGCATCGCGGCGACGGTCCGGTCGCTGCTGGACACCGACTATCCGGGCGCGCTGGAGGTCGTCGTCGTGGACGACGGGTCCCGCGACGCGACGGCGGCCATCGTGGAGTCGCTGGCGCTGCCCGGGGTCCGGCTCGTCCGCAAGGCCAACGGCGGCAAGCCGAGCGCGCTGAACGCGGGCGTCGGCATGGCGCTCTACGACGTGCTGGTGCTCGTGGACGGCGACACGGTCTTCCAGCGGGACACGATCCGGCATCTCGTCACGGCGCTGGAGGACCCGTCGGTCGGCGCGGTCAGCGGCAACACCAAGGTCGCCAACCGGGGCGGGATCCTCGGCCGCTGGCAGCACATCGAGTACGTCATCGGCTTCAACCTCGACCGGCGCATGTTCGACGTCCTCCAGTGCATGCCGACCGTCCCCGGCGCGATCGGCGCGTTCCGCCGCGCGGCGCTGGCGTCGGTCGGCGGCGTCCCGGAGGACACCCTCGCCGAGGACACCGACCTGACCATGGCGATCTGCCGGACGGGCTGGCGAGTCATCTACGAGGAGAACGCCGTCGCGTGGACCGAGGCGCCCGCGTCGCTGCGCCAGCTCTGGCGGCAGCGCTACCGCTGGTGCTACGGGACGATGCAGGCGATGTGGAAGCACCGGGGGTCGGTCGTGCAGGGCGGCGCCTCGGGCCGGTTCGGCCGCCGCGCGCTGCCCTACCTGCTCGTCTTCCAGGTCGTGCTGCCGGTCTTCGCGCCCGCCGTGGACCTGTTCGCGGTGTTCGGCGTGCTGTTCCTCGACCCGGTGGCGCCGCTCGTGACCTGGTCGCTGTTCGTCGCGGCGCAGGCGGCGGCGGGCGCGTACGCGCTGTGGCTGGACGGCGAGCGGATCCGGCCGCTGTGGGCGCTGCCGCTCCAGCAGGTCGTCTACCGGCAGCTCATGTACCTCGTGGTGATCCAGTCGCTCGTCACGGCCGCGCTCGGCGCGCGGCTGCGCTGGCACACGATCCGCCGGACCGGGACGTTCGCGGACGCGCCCGTCCCGGTCCCCTGA
- a CDS encoding spermidine synthase produces the protein MARRGRNDRTPVPDLRPVGGGRAELLRDADRDGGWVLIVGGVPQSYVDLADPTYLDFEYMRLLGDIVDCLGLPGEPFDAVHVGGAGCTLPRYLAATRPGSRQVVLEPDGELVALVRERLPLRGVRGVKIRITDGRTGLAAIPDASDDLVVLDAFADATVPAELVTEAFTREAARVLRPAGVYLMNIADGTRLAFARRVTATVREVFPHVLMLADPGVLRGRRFGNIVLAASRAPLPADALTRRAAGGIARARLVDGADLVAFGGGAAPIRAAADVVPPEPPERVFGAF, from the coding sequence ATGGCACGCAGAGGCAGGAACGACCGCACGCCCGTCCCGGACCTGCGTCCGGTGGGCGGCGGACGGGCCGAGCTGCTGCGCGACGCCGACCGCGACGGCGGCTGGGTCCTGATCGTCGGCGGCGTCCCGCAGTCCTACGTGGACCTCGCCGACCCGACGTACCTGGACTTCGAGTACATGCGGCTGCTCGGCGACATCGTGGACTGCCTCGGCCTGCCCGGCGAGCCGTTCGACGCCGTCCACGTCGGCGGCGCGGGCTGCACGCTGCCCCGCTACCTCGCCGCGACCCGGCCCGGCTCGCGGCAGGTCGTGCTGGAGCCGGACGGCGAGCTGGTCGCGCTCGTGCGCGAGCGGCTGCCATTGCGGGGCGTGCGCGGCGTGAAGATCCGGATCACCGACGGTCGGACGGGCCTCGCCGCGATCCCGGACGCGTCCGACGACCTCGTGGTGCTGGACGCGTTCGCGGACGCGACCGTCCCGGCCGAGCTGGTCACCGAGGCGTTCACCCGGGAGGCGGCGCGGGTGCTGCGGCCCGCCGGGGTCTACCTGATGAACATCGCCGACGGGACGCGGCTGGCGTTCGCGCGGCGGGTCACGGCGACGGTGCGGGAGGTGTTCCCGCACGTCCTCATGCTCGCCGACCCCGGGGTGCTGCGCGGGCGCCGGTTCGGGAACATCGTGCTGGCGGCGTCGCGCGCGCCGCTGCCCGCCGACGCGCTGACGCGCCGGGCGGCGGGCGGGATCGCGCGGGCGCGGCTGGTGGACGGCGCCGACCTCGTCGCGTTCGGCGGCGGCGCGGCCCCGATCCGCGCCGCGGCGGACGTCGTGCCCCCCGAACCGCCGGAACGGGTGTTCGGGGCCTTCTGA